From a single bacterium genomic region:
- the gspE gene encoding type II secretion system ATPase GspE has product MRPSKSLAVRRRVRLGEILVEAGLITSAQLEQALAAQHASGDRLGKVLVSRGLTTQEAISKAVAGQMGIEFVNVQAVGIPEEVILALPETLIRRHQVIPLRIEGNALVVGMVDPLDVVALDDIRRAVERDLIPAAITPEGFQHAVNQYPALEGTLDQVIQEIRPSDVGEEEPGLDRLREIVEDAPVVRLVNLMLVQAVRQGASDVHLEPQEKHLRIRYRIDGTLYNVMTAPKHVQAAATSRVKIMANMNIAERRAPQDGRIELRVDNREIDLRVSSIPTTYGEKVVMRILDKRAALVGVEKLGLLGPDLPRFESLIVKPYGIILITGPTGSGKTTSLYSILHRLNKVDVNIITIEDPVEYQLAGIAQVQINPRAGLTFATGLRSFLRQDPDIIMVGEIRDEETARIAINAALTGHMVLSTLHTNDAPGAVARLADMGVEPFLVASSVIGVVAQRLVRLLCQHCREEYTLPVEVAVRYGLVSPDDPPPVVYRAKGCDRCNHIGYKGRIGLFEIMMMDDAVRALVMKEASADVLKRAAVAAGMRTLHGDGVAKVLAGLTSLEELLRVVFVE; this is encoded by the coding sequence ATGAGGCCCTCTAAGAGTCTAGCGGTCCGTCGCCGGGTCCGGCTGGGCGAGATCCTGGTGGAAGCCGGGCTGATCACCAGCGCCCAGTTGGAACAGGCGCTGGCGGCCCAGCACGCGAGCGGCGACCGGCTCGGCAAGGTACTCGTTAGCCGCGGGCTGACGACCCAGGAGGCCATCTCCAAGGCCGTGGCCGGCCAGATGGGGATCGAGTTCGTCAACGTGCAGGCGGTCGGGATTCCCGAGGAGGTGATCCTGGCCCTCCCCGAGACACTGATCCGGCGCCACCAGGTCATCCCGCTGCGCATCGAGGGAAACGCGCTTGTCGTCGGGATGGTGGACCCGCTGGATGTGGTGGCCCTCGACGACATCCGGCGCGCGGTGGAGCGCGACCTGATCCCTGCCGCGATTACGCCTGAGGGGTTCCAGCACGCCGTCAACCAGTACCCGGCTCTCGAGGGCACCCTAGACCAGGTCATCCAGGAGATACGCCCCTCCGATGTGGGCGAGGAGGAGCCCGGCCTCGACCGGCTGCGCGAGATCGTCGAGGACGCGCCGGTGGTGCGCCTGGTGAACCTGATGCTGGTCCAGGCGGTCCGGCAGGGCGCCAGCGACGTCCACTTGGAGCCGCAGGAGAAGCATCTCCGCATTCGCTACCGCATTGACGGCACGCTCTACAATGTCATGACCGCGCCCAAGCACGTGCAGGCCGCGGCCACCAGCCGCGTAAAGATCATGGCCAACATGAACATCGCCGAGCGGCGCGCGCCGCAGGACGGCCGCATCGAGCTGCGCGTGGACAACCGCGAGATTGACCTGCGCGTCTCCAGCATTCCTACCACATACGGCGAGAAGGTGGTCATGCGGATCCTGGACAAGCGGGCGGCGCTGGTCGGGGTGGAGAAGCTCGGCCTGCTGGGTCCGGACCTGCCGCGGTTCGAGTCGTTGATCGTCAAGCCCTACGGGATCATTCTGATCACCGGTCCGACCGGAAGCGGCAAGACCACCAGTCTGTACTCGATCCTCCACCGGCTGAACAAGGTTGACGTCAACATCATCACCATCGAGGACCCGGTTGAGTACCAGCTTGCCGGCATCGCCCAGGTCCAGATCAACCCCAGGGCGGGCCTGACCTTTGCAACCGGCCTGCGCTCTTTCCTGCGGCAGGACCCCGACATCATAATGGTAGGCGAGATACGCGACGAGGAAACCGCGCGCATCGCGATCAACGCCGCGCTGACCGGCCACATGGTCCTCTCGACGCTGCACACCAACGACGCGCCCGGGGCCGTGGCGCGGCTGGCGGACATGGGCGTGGAGCCGTTCCTGGTGGCCTCTTCGGTGATCGGCGTGGTTGCGCAGCGTCTGGTGCGGTTGCTCTGCCAGCACTGCCGCGAGGAGTACACGCTCCCGGTGGAGGTGGCGGTGCGCTACGGCCTGGTAAGTCCGGACGACCCGCCGCCGGTGGTCTACCGCGCCAAGGGCTGCGACCGGTGCAACCACATCGGGTACAAGGGGCGCATCGGTCTGTTCGAGATCATGATGATGGACGACGCGGTCCGCGCGCTGGTTATGAAGGAGGCCTCCGCGGACGTCCTCAAGCGTGCCGCGGTAGCCGCCGGGATGCGCACGCTGCACGGGGACGGCGTGGCCAAGGTGCTGGCCGGGTTGACATCGCTGGAGGAACTGCTCCGCGTCGTATTCGTCGAATAG
- a CDS encoding MerR family transcriptional regulator: MIVDKCAPIYPIRTVAHLTGVNPRRIRAWEDQYNLFVPARTGGGHRLYSEEDVERIRWVKAMVERGLSLKGIQRLVERPRSAELAAEGRGAAR, translated from the coding sequence ATGATCGTGGACAAGTGTGCGCCCATCTATCCCATACGGACGGTGGCGCACCTTACCGGGGTCAACCCCAGGCGTATTCGCGCCTGGGAAGACCAGTACAACCTGTTCGTCCCGGCCCGCACAGGGGGAGGACACCGGCTTTACAGCGAAGAGGATGTAGAGCGCATCCGGTGGGTGAAGGCGATGGTCGAGCGGGGCCTGAGTCTGAAGGGCATCCAGCGGTTGGTGGAGCGTCCCCGGTCAGCCGAGCTGGCCGCCGAGGGAAGGGGAGCTGCCCGATGA
- a CDS encoding DnaB-like helicase C-terminal domain-containing protein translates to MELYQLETRLLSGLIRDRHLLTLASNEGFHVDQLASPQARRLAKVTIDAHATTAALDEAGLRAEMAERGLLTPEMEQYLTSVLLLPPPNAGDLMAYVEDLKARESRDLLARVHEAFGSYLYRPNQGQTDIVQFTTDAIHQLLEIQRRRTRRQVAPISEMLGPMMDARPVMTNGILGYSISPFDRLNTLLSGLRRGFYYGMAGAPRRGKTNFALDMAVHVAANHKVPVLFYTWEQTRRVLAARLIAKEVGINPTTVLMGSNGDGESVADKVASARGALGRFSPYLYLVEAGRKETLDRIRAHAHNLMQEFQTQDIVLFFDYLQKIPLSAYVDDWKARTDMISTALAELSLELNCPVFAISPLDKEGCRLDERPAEETEIFNPFNRPTMHHSMGSGDLEYDLDVAMVLAKDWKATSDLRQLIESRAKAEGFDTKDLPKVDILNLFVDKNRDAPEAASNIVQYAFFVTLNKLVELDYKLEQEYRPDYQGFSKLQEIYSFLRDHGFRPQRDAVAVPRVGGNGGGSGGSGGKGR, encoded by the coding sequence GTGGAGCTATACCAGCTGGAAACGCGTTTGCTTAGTGGGCTGATCCGGGACCGGCACCTGCTGACGCTGGCGAGCAACGAGGGCTTCCACGTTGATCAGCTTGCCTCGCCGCAGGCGCGCCGGCTGGCCAAGGTGACGATTGATGCGCACGCCACGACGGCCGCGCTTGACGAGGCCGGGTTGCGCGCGGAGATGGCCGAACGCGGCCTTCTGACCCCTGAGATGGAGCAGTACCTCACATCGGTCCTGCTGCTGCCGCCGCCCAACGCCGGAGATCTGATGGCGTACGTGGAGGATCTCAAGGCCCGGGAGAGCCGCGATCTGCTGGCCCGCGTCCACGAGGCCTTCGGGAGCTACCTCTACCGCCCCAACCAGGGGCAGACCGACATCGTGCAGTTCACCACAGACGCGATCCACCAACTGCTCGAGATACAGCGGCGGAGAACGCGCCGTCAGGTCGCGCCGATCTCGGAGATGCTCGGCCCAATGATGGACGCCAGGCCGGTGATGACGAACGGGATCCTGGGGTATTCGATCAGTCCCTTCGACCGGCTCAACACCCTGCTCTCGGGCCTGCGCCGGGGTTTCTACTACGGGATGGCCGGCGCCCCCCGCCGCGGCAAGACCAACTTCGCCCTGGACATGGCGGTGCACGTGGCGGCCAACCACAAGGTGCCGGTCCTGTTCTACACCTGGGAGCAGACCCGACGCGTGCTGGCCGCCCGGCTGATTGCCAAGGAAGTCGGCATCAACCCCACCACGGTTCTGATGGGGAGCAACGGAGACGGCGAGTCGGTGGCCGACAAGGTGGCCTCGGCCCGGGGTGCGCTGGGTCGGTTCTCGCCGTACCTGTACCTGGTGGAGGCCGGCCGCAAGGAGACGCTGGACCGCATCCGCGCCCACGCCCACAACCTGATGCAGGAGTTCCAGACGCAGGATATCGTGCTGTTCTTCGACTACCTCCAGAAGATCCCGCTCTCCGCCTACGTGGACGACTGGAAGGCTCGGACCGACATGATCTCCACGGCGTTGGCCGAGCTAAGCTTGGAACTCAACTGCCCGGTCTTCGCGATCTCGCCGCTGGACAAGGAAGGCTGCCGGCTGGACGAGCGGCCAGCCGAGGAGACCGAGATCTTCAACCCGTTCAACCGGCCGACGATGCACCACAGCATGGGCAGCGGCGACTTGGAGTACGATCTGGACGTCGCCATGGTGCTGGCCAAGGACTGGAAGGCCACCTCCGACCTGCGGCAGCTAATCGAGTCCCGGGCCAAGGCCGAGGGTTTTGATACCAAAGATCTGCCCAAGGTGGACATCCTCAACCTGTTCGTGGACAAGAACCGCGATGCGCCCGAGGCGGCCTCCAACATCGTTCAGTACGCGTTCTTCGTGACCCTGAACAAGCTCGTGGAACTGGACTACAAGCTGGAGCAGGAATACCGCCCCGACTACCAGGGGTTCTCGAAACTCCAGGAGATCTACTCGTTCCTGCGCGACCACGGGTTCCGGCCGCAGCGCGACGCGGTTGCCGTGCCACGTGTGGGTGGGAACGGTGGTGGAAGTGGTGGAAGCGGAGGAAAAGGCAGATGA
- the gspE gene encoding type II secretion system ATPase GspE: MTSDETGLGALKTASGLSGENLTLERAAAYGRARLLARTGRWSEAREAYQQLIALDPNEPWIYWDLAEVHRALDDRHETGLAFLTAADKHLSRGETDKVLSAYQQAAAVSPNDPIVKAKIGDPAVAHPAPQEPAATDEPAAGPPASTARAPRGRMAGKGSTLGQVLLNLGIINETQLTEGLEIQARTGERIGHILLEMGTVTESDLARGMAEQWGYPYLALADTKVDTEIAKLIPHALAVRHKCVPLEKRGGRLLLAIADPLNVIAVDDVRLITGLEVDLAVATEEDISSALNRNYQFGDALIERVMRDAVPDFTVEIGEEDPSLDQLKALTEEAPVVKLVNLTIDEAVKQGASDIHVEPQRAGLWIRYRVDGVLRDVMNPPKHLKAALISRLKIMADMDIAERRRPQDGRIHLIADGRSIDLRVSTLPTMFGEKVVMRVLDQSSTKIGLPRLGFQSNTLALWESAVSKPHGMVLVTGPTGSGKTTTLYATLGKLNTLDRNIVTIEDPVEYQLGRVNQVQVNPKAGLTFSGGLRSILRQDPDIVMVGEIRDRETAEIAVQAALTGHLVLSTLHTNDAAGAVTRLVDMGIEGFLISSSVIAVLAQRLARTICPRCKVAYSPPAEALGRLGADARVDPGVVFYRGAGCDHCRGNGYRGRIGVYELLVISDTIRGMIVQRASSTEIKAQAIREGMRTLRDDGLEKVMAGISTIDEILRVVYVAD, encoded by the coding sequence GTGACAAGTGACGAAACAGGCCTGGGAGCCCTAAAGACCGCCTCAGGGCTATCGGGCGAGAACCTCACCCTCGAGCGGGCCGCGGCCTATGGCCGTGCCCGGCTTCTGGCGCGCACCGGCCGCTGGTCCGAAGCCCGCGAGGCATATCAGCAACTCATCGCCCTCGATCCCAACGAACCCTGGATATACTGGGACCTGGCCGAGGTCCACCGGGCGCTGGACGACCGCCACGAAACCGGCCTGGCCTTCCTGACCGCCGCGGACAAGCACCTCTCCCGCGGGGAGACCGACAAGGTCCTGAGCGCCTACCAGCAGGCGGCAGCGGTATCGCCCAATGATCCCATCGTCAAGGCCAAGATCGGCGACCCTGCGGTAGCCCACCCGGCTCCACAAGAACCGGCTGCCACGGATGAACCCGCAGCAGGTCCGCCGGCCTCGACCGCCCGGGCGCCGCGCGGCCGCATGGCGGGAAAGGGCAGCACCCTAGGCCAGGTGCTGTTGAACCTGGGCATCATCAACGAGACGCAGTTGACCGAGGGGCTCGAGATCCAGGCGCGCACCGGCGAGCGCATCGGACACATCCTGCTGGAGATGGGCACGGTCACCGAGTCCGACCTGGCCCGCGGCATGGCCGAGCAGTGGGGTTACCCCTACCTGGCGCTGGCCGATACCAAGGTGGACACCGAGATCGCCAAGCTGATCCCGCACGCCCTGGCGGTCCGCCACAAGTGCGTGCCGCTCGAGAAGCGCGGTGGAAGACTGCTGCTGGCGATCGCGGACCCCCTCAACGTCATTGCGGTGGATGACGTGCGCTTGATCACCGGGCTCGAGGTGGACCTGGCCGTGGCCACCGAGGAGGACATCTCCTCGGCCCTCAATCGAAACTACCAGTTTGGCGACGCGCTCATCGAACGGGTCATGAGGGATGCGGTACCCGACTTCACCGTTGAGATCGGCGAGGAGGACCCCTCGCTGGATCAGCTCAAGGCCCTGACCGAAGAGGCGCCCGTGGTCAAGCTGGTCAACCTGACCATAGACGAGGCGGTCAAGCAGGGCGCCAGCGACATCCACGTGGAACCGCAGCGGGCGGGCCTCTGGATCCGGTACCGCGTGGACGGCGTGCTGCGGGATGTGATGAACCCGCCCAAACACCTCAAGGCCGCGTTGATTTCCCGCCTGAAGATCATGGCGGATATGGACATCGCCGAGCGGCGGAGGCCCCAGGACGGCCGCATCCACCTGATCGCCGACGGACGCAGCATAGACCTGCGTGTCTCGACGCTGCCCACGATGTTCGGCGAGAAGGTCGTAATGCGCGTGCTGGACCAGTCCTCAACCAAGATCGGCCTGCCGCGCCTGGGCTTCCAGAGCAACACCCTGGCCCTCTGGGAGAGCGCCGTCAGCAAGCCCCACGGGATGGTGCTGGTCACCGGCCCGACCGGTAGCGGGAAGACCACGACGCTCTACGCGACGTTGGGCAAGCTGAACACCCTGGATCGGAACATCGTTACGATCGAGGATCCGGTGGAGTACCAACTGGGGCGGGTCAACCAGGTCCAGGTCAACCCGAAGGCCGGGCTGACCTTTTCCGGTGGGCTGCGCAGCATCCTCCGACAGGACCCGGACATCGTGATGGTGGGCGAGATCCGCGACCGCGAGACCGCTGAGATCGCGGTGCAGGCCGCGCTGACCGGCCACCTGGTCCTCTCCACCCTTCACACCAACGACGCGGCGGGCGCCGTCACCCGGCTTGTGGACATGGGCATCGAGGGGTTCCTGATAAGCTCCTCGGTGATCGCGGTGCTGGCGCAGCGCCTGGCCCGCACCATCTGCCCCCGCTGCAAGGTGGCCTATTCGCCGCCGGCCGAGGCCCTCGGCCGGCTGGGCGCCGACGCCCGAGTGGACCCCGGCGTGGTCTTCTACAGGGGAGCGGGCTGCGACCACTGCCGGGGCAACGGCTACCGGGGGCGCATCGGCGTCTACGAACTCCTGGTCATCTCCGATACGATCCGCGGCATGATCGTCCAACGCGCCTCGTCCACCGAGATCAAGGCTCAGGCGATACGCGAGGGGATGCGCACGCTGCGCGACGACGGCCTTGAGAAGGTCATGGCCGGGATCTCGACAATTGACGAGATCCTGCGGGTCGTCTACGTGGCAGACTAG
- a CDS encoding roadblock/LC7 domain-containing protein, producing the protein MMSQLKDVLADMTRVDGVVAAMIVGRDGFVVEGMTTEERVDLEALGAIVASNIAAADSMGKEMGRGSLRTMLLEYDDGPVAVGPAGADAIMVVVGTRLANLGRIRLEMRRNSQLAAALV; encoded by the coding sequence ATGATGTCGCAGTTGAAGGATGTGCTTGCCGACATGACCAGGGTTGACGGCGTGGTGGCCGCCATGATCGTCGGCCGGGACGGGTTCGTCGTGGAGGGGATGACCACGGAGGAACGCGTGGACCTCGAGGCCCTGGGCGCGATCGTGGCCAGCAATATCGCGGCGGCCGACTCGATGGGCAAGGAGATGGGCCGCGGCTCGCTGCGCACAATGCTGCTGGAGTACGACGATGGGCCGGTGGCCGTCGGGCCTGCAGGGGCCGACGCGATAATGGTGGTGGTAGGGACGCGGCTGGCCAACCTGGGCCGCATCCGCCTCGAGATGCGGCGCAACAGCCAGCTCGCTGCCGCGCTGGTCTAG
- a CDS encoding sigma-70 family RNA polymerase sigma factor codes for MAARTPHRPAEEPGLRFEEASGYDAVDLLIQEHADARSPDAHERIIAACTPLVRRIAAEFGFSGVPSEDLIQVGYIGLLNAINGFDPGRGAKFATYASYLIRGEIRHYLRDQRDTIRKPRWLNRINTRIEETINAHVGETGRFPSLEALARELNIEEDGLLEVLRAREVLRTVSIEADEEGADLRVDRDRIRHRSHISFQLPIEDRVTLMEALESLTALQRKVVYYLFYTDLTQMEAAKQIGISQKHVSRVLAAALGRLRGAINAPSPGAL; via the coding sequence ATGGCGGCAAGGACTCCGCACCGCCCAGCAGAGGAGCCGGGACTTCGATTCGAAGAAGCCTCCGGGTACGATGCCGTTGATCTCCTGATCCAGGAGCATGCGGACGCGCGCAGCCCAGACGCGCACGAGCGCATCATCGCCGCGTGCACCCCCCTGGTTCGGCGCATTGCCGCGGAGTTCGGCTTCTCTGGGGTACCGTCCGAGGACCTGATCCAGGTGGGCTACATTGGGTTGCTCAACGCCATCAACGGGTTCGATCCCGGACGCGGCGCGAAGTTCGCCACCTACGCCAGCTACTTGATCCGCGGCGAGATCCGCCACTACCTGCGCGACCAGCGGGACACGATTCGCAAGCCGCGCTGGCTCAATAGAATCAACACGCGCATTGAGGAAACCATCAACGCCCACGTCGGCGAGACCGGCCGCTTCCCCAGCCTCGAGGCCCTGGCGCGCGAGCTCAACATCGAGGAGGACGGACTGCTGGAGGTCCTGCGCGCAAGGGAGGTTCTCCGCACCGTCTCGATCGAGGCCGACGAGGAGGGGGCCGATCTGCGGGTGGACCGCGACCGGATCCGGCACCGGAGCCACATCAGCTTCCAGCTTCCGATCGAGGACCGGGTGACCCTGATGGAGGCGTTGGAGTCGCTGACCGCCCTGCAGCGCAAGGTTGTCTACTACCTGTTCTACACCGACCTGACGCAGATGGAAGCCGCCAAGCAGATTGGGATTTCACAGAAGCACGTGTCGCGCGTGCTTGCCGCAGCGCTGGGCAGGCTGCGCGGTGCGATCAACGCGCCCTCACCCGGGGCGCTGTAG
- a CDS encoding transglycosylase SLT domain-containing protein, with the protein MTRILCLLAAWLAVAVLLPAGAVGGAVGGAARPDALREGAALFARGRMVEAEAVFARAVSRHPGSVHGWLWLGVVQFHAGDIERAERSFSQAVRRSPRDGLMLLWWGHALARAERTAEANTAFRHVLLARSSSQVRDLAHQALRSLGPLPHPAAQSPAGQAPAAQAVAGQSQAPSAPPWVLDAASYNSIARFYNPRLTHEQSAAIGQALLGYSRHFNVDPRLVVALVVIESGFQPAARSHAGAIGLGQLMPATARSLGVEARDPVQNLYGAIRYLRGNLDRFGWNNAHLALAAYNAGKGAVDRYAGIPPYAETQWYVTNVSSLYRRLLTIPGESLELSRRL; encoded by the coding sequence ATGACCAGGATCCTCTGCCTTCTAGCCGCCTGGCTGGCCGTCGCGGTACTGCTTCCCGCGGGGGCGGTCGGCGGCGCGGTCGGCGGCGCGGCCAGGCCTGATGCGCTGCGCGAGGGAGCGGCGCTGTTCGCGCGGGGCCGGATGGTCGAAGCCGAGGCTGTCTTCGCGCGCGCGGTGAGCCGGCATCCCGGCTCAGTCCATGGGTGGCTTTGGCTGGGCGTGGTCCAGTTCCACGCGGGTGACATTGAGCGTGCCGAGCGATCGTTTTCCCAGGCGGTTCGACGTTCGCCGCGGGACGGCTTGATGCTGCTCTGGTGGGGCCATGCGCTGGCTCGGGCAGAGCGCACCGCCGAAGCCAATACGGCCTTCCGGCATGTCCTGCTGGCGCGATCCTCCTCCCAGGTCCGCGATCTGGCCCACCAGGCGCTTCGATCGCTGGGACCGCTGCCGCATCCGGCCGCGCAGTCTCCGGCGGGACAGGCGCCGGCCGCGCAGGCGGTGGCCGGGCAGTCGCAGGCTCCCAGCGCGCCCCCGTGGGTGCTGGACGCGGCAAGCTACAACTCCATCGCCCGCTTCTACAACCCGCGCCTTACGCACGAACAGTCGGCCGCCATAGGCCAGGCACTGCTCGGTTACAGCCGGCATTTCAACGTTGACCCACGCCTGGTGGTGGCCCTCGTGGTGATCGAGTCCGGATTCCAGCCGGCGGCGCGCTCGCATGCCGGCGCGATTGGACTGGGACAGCTCATGCCTGCCACCGCCCGTTCGCTGGGGGTGGAGGCCCGGGATCCGGTGCAGAATCTCTACGGCGCCATCCGGTACCTGCGCGGCAACCTGGACCGGTTTGGTTGGAACAACGCGCACCTGGCGCTGGCGGCCTACAATGCGGGCAAAGGGGCCGTTGATAGGTACGCGGGAATCCCTCCGTACGCGGAGACGCAGTGGTATGTGACGAACGTGTCAAGTCTCTACCGCCGGCTCCTGACGATTCCGGGCGAGAGTTTGGAACTATCCCGGCGTCTCTAG
- a CDS encoding diguanylate cyclase, with product MNPVALDLIRTRRRMLAARWARDLAAAPTRGQIWHDGERIEQHILTGMDALVEATAAGQVEPFVEFAGRFSGEAFALETPLEEVIRALLEVKPVVLDFLSSDLPAGDQDPEMVHLLNRLISAGILEVIQRYERQRSRRGLAEQGHLDELRERSRRQIIVDSPTGLFNATHFATAVQRETMRAHRFKRTFAVALVAVDQEEEVGNTLGSAAARALTLHLANILTHETRLVDLRAALGSGRFGLILPEASLEGAFSLAERIRGSVESALFMPPDHPYPLTLTVSIGLACYPGDADTDQELLERAEEALARARAGQNTTVAAASARHF from the coding sequence ATGAACCCTGTTGCCCTTGATCTGATTCGCACACGGCGCCGAATGCTGGCCGCGCGCTGGGCCCGCGACCTCGCCGCTGCTCCTACGCGCGGGCAGATCTGGCATGACGGCGAGAGGATAGAACAGCACATTCTAACCGGCATGGATGCACTTGTTGAGGCGACGGCCGCCGGACAGGTAGAGCCCTTCGTCGAGTTCGCCGGCAGATTCAGCGGGGAGGCATTTGCCCTGGAGACGCCGCTGGAGGAGGTGATCCGCGCCCTTCTGGAGGTCAAACCGGTCGTGCTTGACTTCCTATCCAGCGACCTGCCGGCCGGCGACCAGGATCCTGAGATGGTCCACCTCCTCAACCGCCTGATCTCGGCCGGCATCCTCGAGGTAATCCAGCGGTACGAGCGCCAGCGGTCGCGCAGAGGACTTGCCGAGCAGGGCCATCTGGACGAGTTGCGCGAGCGCTCGCGGCGCCAGATCATCGTTGACTCACCGACGGGCCTGTTCAACGCGACCCACTTCGCAACAGCGGTGCAGCGCGAAACGATGCGGGCTCACCGGTTCAAGCGCACCTTCGCGGTGGCCCTGGTGGCGGTTGACCAGGAAGAGGAGGTCGGCAACACTCTGGGGAGCGCGGCCGCCCGGGCCCTGACGTTGCATCTGGCCAACATCCTGACGCACGAGACGCGACTGGTTGACCTCCGGGCCGCTCTGGGCTCCGGGAGGTTCGGGTTGATTCTTCCCGAGGCCTCTCTGGAGGGAGCGTTCTCCCTGGCTGAGCGCATTCGCGGGTCGGTCGAGAGCGCCTTGTTCATGCCCCCCGACCATCCATACCCGCTGACCCTTACCGTCAGCATCGGCCTGGCGTGCTACCCTGGGGACGCCGACACCGACCAGGAACTGCTCGAGCGGGCTGAAGAGGCCCTGGCTCGCGCCAGGGCCGGCCAGAACACAACGGTCGCAGCCGCCTCCGCCCGCCACTTCTGA
- a CDS encoding HD domain-containing phosphohydrolase: MKLDARVEWWPLYVRALTALFGFSVIFTGVPTGTTIASPLTVALLLTLLVAAGLPSVLAPRRIGGFPLARYSGIAMELLIVSFIVFETGGKTSIFYFLYVPILLWATAGRGVIAGVISGWVAATAFAIAAGAYGGTTAGSLPRAMFLVLTGVLIGMIEERRTQGAASVLHGVEALTRQANTVAELRAAVTSMAPLDLAGRARALLERSLRLADASHGLVVMLDGDGLPVVEAGIGSDGEVRPAGESLPATGVLSTVLQSGLSQTVADASRDAGWAGALGEDGARSAVLMPLAVAGKPFGALLLARRDLRLFAGDQTEAARALAEAAAPLLWDARAVAQSRDFMLSTVKTLAAALEAKDPYTRGHSQRVATCAVAIATDLGLSAEEIDRILWASMLHDIGKIATPEAILRKRGPLTDEERAVMNLHPERGASILREMPPFRSLADDVHYHQEAYDGSGYPEGLAGTEIPLGARIIRVADTFDAVTSHRPYRPSRSVEEAMTELQNMAGNTLDPVLVEVFLRILREKPPFDIQLRLWRERS; this comes from the coding sequence ATGAAGCTTGACGCCAGGGTGGAGTGGTGGCCTCTCTACGTTCGGGCGCTGACCGCGCTGTTCGGATTCTCCGTGATCTTCACCGGAGTGCCGACCGGGACCACAATTGCGTCGCCACTCACCGTGGCGTTGCTGCTCACGCTGCTGGTTGCCGCGGGCCTGCCCAGCGTCTTGGCGCCCCGTCGGATCGGCGGATTTCCCCTCGCGCGCTACTCCGGGATCGCGATGGAGCTGCTCATCGTATCCTTCATCGTGTTCGAGACCGGGGGGAAGACCAGCATCTTCTACTTCCTGTACGTGCCGATCCTGCTCTGGGCGACGGCAGGTCGCGGGGTCATCGCAGGCGTGATCAGCGGCTGGGTTGCCGCGACCGCCTTTGCCATCGCCGCGGGCGCGTATGGCGGGACGACCGCCGGTTCGCTCCCGCGGGCCATGTTCCTGGTCCTGACCGGGGTTTTGATCGGTATGATCGAAGAACGCCGGACCCAAGGCGCCGCGTCGGTCCTGCACGGCGTCGAGGCACTGACCCGGCAGGCCAACACGGTGGCCGAGTTGCGCGCGGCGGTCACATCGATGGCGCCGCTGGATCTGGCCGGTCGGGCCCGAGCGCTCCTGGAGCGCTCGCTGCGCTTGGCCGATGCCAGCCACGGCCTTGTGGTGATGCTCGATGGCGACGGCCTGCCGGTCGTCGAGGCCGGCATTGGCTCCGACGGCGAGGTCCGGCCCGCGGGTGAGTCTCTCCCGGCGACGGGCGTGCTCAGTACGGTGCTTCAATCGGGTCTGTCCCAGACGGTGGCGGACGCTAGCAGGGACGCAGGATGGGCCGGCGCCCTCGGGGAGGACGGCGCGCGGTCTGCCGTTCTGATGCCGCTGGCCGTGGCGGGCAAGCCGTTCGGCGCCCTCCTGCTGGCGCGCCGCGATCTCCGGCTGTTCGCCGGCGACCAGACGGAGGCGGCGCGTGCACTGGCCGAGGCGGCCGCGCCCCTGCTGTGGGACGCCCGGGCCGTGGCGCAGTCCCGCGATTTCATGCTGAGCACCGTGAAGACCCTGGCCGCGGCACTGGAGGCCAAGGACCCCTATACGCGTGGCCACTCGCAGCGCGTCGCGACCTGTGCCGTTGCCATCGCAACCGATCTCGGGCTTTCCGCGGAGGAGATTGATCGTATCCTCTGGGCGAGCATGCTGCACGACATCGGGAAGATCGCCACCCCGGAGGCCATCCTGCGCAAGCGCGGCCCGCTGACAGACGAGGAGCGGGCGGTGATGAACCTGCACCCTGAGCGCGGCGCCAGCATCCTGAGAGAGATGCCGCCGTTCAGGTCGCTTGCCGACGACGTTCACTACCACCAGGAGGCCTACGATGGAAGCGGCTACCCCGAAGGACTGGCCGGCACTGAGATCCCGCTCGGCGCGCGCATCATCCGCGTGGCCGACACGTTCGATGCCGTGACATCACACCGCCCTTACCGTCCAAGCCGCTCCGTGGAAGAGGCGATGACCGAGCTGCAGAACATGGCTGGGAACACGCTCGATCCGGTGTTGGTGGAGGTGTTTCTCCGTATCCTAAGGGAGAAGCCTCCATTCGATATCCAGCTCCGCCTTTGGCGGGAGCGGTCGTAG